In one Nitrospirota bacterium genomic region, the following are encoded:
- the lsrF gene encoding 3-hydroxy-5-phosphonooxypentane-2,4-dione thiolase, producing MDFGMRNRLSKIIKPKTGKTVMLAVDHGYFQGPTTGLKDLRKTITPLIPYADCLFITRGMVRNAVDPKSNVAICLRVSGGPSILGELSNEDITTSIEEAIRLNASGVGMSIFVGAKNEDRTITNLGELVNEAERYGMPVLAVTAVGKEMGRDARYLGLACRIAAEIGAHFVKTYYCEDFYKVVEGCPVPIVMAGGKKIPERDALQMTFNAIKEGASGVDMGRNIFQSDNPVGMIKAIRAVVHKNASVEEAFEIYSKKK from the coding sequence ATGGATTTTGGAATGAGAAATAGACTATCTAAAATTATAAAACCAAAAACAGGAAAAACAGTAATGTTAGCTGTAGACCACGGTTATTTTCAAGGACCTACAACTGGATTAAAAGATTTAAGAAAAACTATTACACCTTTAATCCCTTATGCAGATTGTTTATTTATAACACGTGGAATGGTTAGGAATGCGGTTGATCCAAAAAGTAATGTTGCTATATGTCTGAGGGTTTCAGGGGGCCCAAGCATATTAGGAGAATTGTCTAATGAAGATATTACTACATCCATTGAAGAAGCTATAAGGCTTAATGCTTCAGGTGTTGGGATGTCAATCTTTGTCGGAGCAAAAAATGAAGATAGAACTATCACAAATCTTGGTGAATTAGTGAATGAAGCAGAGAGATATGGTATGCCAGTGCTTGCAGTTACCGCAGTTGGAAAAGAGATGGGAAGAGATGCAAGGTATCTTGGGCTTGCATGCAGAATAGCAGCAGAAATTGGAGCCCATTTTGTTAAAACATATTATTGTGAAGATTTTTATAAAGTAGTTGAAGGGTGTCCTGTTCCAATAGTTATGGCAGGAGGCAAAAAGATACCTGAAAGAGATGCACTACAAATGACTTTTAATGCAATAAAAGAAGGTGCTTCTGGTGTAGATATGGGTAGGAATATTTTTCAGAGTGATAATCCTGTCGGCATGATTAAAGCTATTAGAGCTGTTGTTCATAAAAATGCTTCTGTTGAGGAAGCTTTTGAGATTTATTCAAAGAAAAAGTAA